tatatatatatgtatatatatatatatatatatatatatatgtacatgtgaCATCTCTTTGTTTGACACTGCTCCCTGACTGTCTTTCCTGTCACTCTTTCTGCAGTAACGAGGCATGGAGATACTCAGGTGGCTTTGCTtgtgctgtgactctgtcaGATGTGCTGCTGAGAGGATTCAAGTGGGGCTTTGCTGCCTTTACTGTTGCTCTGGCTGTAGAGTACGCCCTGTTCCCACCAAAGAAGGGTGGCCATTAAAGCTCATATTGCCCCTAATACCCAGACCATGCCCTAATGGATTCTaatgatattctgtattttctgtttattaaatgtctttttgatCACCACATCAGCTTCATTTTATTGTTCTCACATGTTATAAGGCTGTTTTATAACATAAATAACTCACTTTGAATTGGTATTTAAATGATAatacttaattaaaaaaaaatcccttaaCAAACAGAGATGTAATTTAATTCATCTTCCTGACACCAGGTTAGTCTCGTTTCCTCTTCCTGCTCAGTTTCCGCAGGCATAGTTTCAAGCATTTGACTGTCAGTATTACAAAAACCAGCACTACAGTCGCCAGCAGAGCTATTACATCCAAGGAGAAGTACTGGAACCAGTTGAGGTCATGGACAGCAGGTCTGAGATGTTTCGCTCCTTTGTGCCGCATCACAAATTCTGTCCAGTACACTGAGAGGTCAAGTGGGTCAACTGGCCGGTCTTTATGAAGAGTTGACAGCTTCTGCACATTCTCTTTATACCTGGA
This sequence is a window from Thunnus albacares chromosome 12, fThuAlb1.1, whole genome shotgun sequence. Protein-coding genes within it:
- the ndufb3 gene encoding NADH dehydrogenase [ubiquinone] 1 beta subcomplex subunit 3: MGGDHGHSKLSMPDWQQWKTQGTPLEFTQQRLAARGLKDPWARNEAWRYSGGFACAVTLSDVLLRGFKWGFAAFTVALAVEYALFPPKKGGH